TTTAGTTGAAATTGCAAATGCAGGACATCAGCCAACATTATTAAAAGTTGGTAAAGATTTTAAAGAATACCCGTCAAGCTCAATGCCTTTGGCAGTTATTAAGCATAAAGATGAAAGTGTTTATCAATTAGAAAGCTTTAAATTAAATGGTGGACGAATTTACTGTTTTACCGATGGATTTTCAGAATGTATGGATGAAAATAAACAAGAAATAGGAATTGATGGTGTAAAAGAATTAATTCTAAAACACACAAACTCTTCATTACAAAAAGAACTAACAAGTGCGACAGAAGAAATTCGTTTAAAAAGTTTAAAAAAAGAAATTGTGGAAGATGGCGTTAAAAAAGATAATGATATTCTTGATGATGACTTAACAATTATTGCAATTGGTAAATAAGAAATCATACCAATCGATATTCATAAATAACACATAAGTTATTAAAGAAATTTTAAGAGTTATTATTAATTTTAGCTAATTAATCACATCTATAAAGATTGCTAAGACTTCATTTTTGAGGGTTTGTCTTATCATATTTACAACTGATCAAAATGGGTTGACAACTGACCATAATGGGTGGATGTTGCTTTTAAATTCTAAATAAGATTAATGGAAATAGTAACTAACATCGCCCCAATTGCTTTAGCCATTATTATGCTTGGCCTAGGAGCTTCTTTAACAGTAGATGATTTTTTAAGAGTTGTAAAAAACCCTAAAGATTTTTTTATTGGTTTTATTTGTCAGTTAATTGTTTTACCAATTGTTGCTTATCTACTTATCATTACCTTAAGTGTACCGATTGAAATGGCTTTAGGAGTAATGTTGATTGCAGCTGCTCCAGGGGGTGTAACCTCAAATGTTCTTACAAAATTTGCAAATGGTGATGTAGCATTATCAATATCCCTGACAGCAGTTATGAGCTTATTAAGTATAGTTACGGTGCCATTCATTGTGATCAATTCAATTAATATATTTGATATCACCTATGTTGAAAAAGAAATAACAATGACAGCTATAGCTTTAAAAATGTTTTTTGTAGTCACAGTTCCAGTAATAATTGGAATGACTATCAGACATTTTACCGGTGATTTAGTGATTAGAAATTTGAAGTTAATTCAAAGATTATCTATTACATTATTTTTATTTGTTTTTGCAGCAATATATATTGAAGAATGGGATAAAATTGTAAGCTTTTTAACTCGAGCAGGTTTAATAGCCTTAATATTAAATCTAACTATGATGGTGATAGGATTTTATGTTGCTAAATTTTTTGCATCAGGTGTTCCTCAACAAAGAGCTATTTCTTTAGAGTGTGGTTTGCAAAATGGTACTCTAGCAGTTTTTGTTTCAACTCAATTGTTTGATAATATTATTTATATGGTGCCAACCGCTGCTTATGCTTTGGTAATGATGGCAACCTCTGTAATCTTTGTTTTTATTTTAAGAAAATCTAATTAGAATTTATCACTTTAATTTGGTTAAAAACCCTATACAAAAATTTACTTAAAGCATTCATATTTCTGTCTTGTAATTTAGAAATTACTTTAAATTGTTTACTTTGCATAGTCATACCAAAAGTATAAAGTTTTTTTTCACTAATATTTAGAAATTTGTTTTTAATTAAAAATTCTAGTTTTCTAACAACTGTTGCCCTTGGAATTCCTGTTATCTCAGCTATAGAAAATGCATTAATACCAATATGATCAGGTTTTTGAATTTCTTTAAGATATTTTTTTCTATCTAAACTTTTATTTTTAAAGTCTCTATTTTGAACTGTATTAATCAGAACAATTAATCCCACACATATTGTTTCTAAATCTTGAGTTTTAGTACCTGCTTTCCAACCGTTAGTAAAAATAAATATAAACTTGTAAAATTGATACCAACAAAAAGAAAAATTTTCTTTAATTGATTTTGAAATTTCTTCTGTATCAAAAGATTTATCAGTTATATTTTTATCTTTTAATACTTCACTAAATTTTGAAACTAAAACACTAAAATCATTTAAAGTTATATTAGTCTTGGATTGTATAAAACCAGATCTTTCAATAAAGATTTTTTTCCCTTTTCTTTTAATAATACCTTTTTCTTCTAATTCAGATATTTTTCTTCTTACATTTTCTTTGGGTATTAGAAGATCTTTTGCGATATCAGAAATATTAATCTTTGGAATTTCTAATGATTTATCCCTATAAAACGTATCATAATCAACCATTAGTCCATTTTTTCTATAGAATATAAAGTCTTTATTAATGAGATATATTAAAATTATAAACTTATCGATACCCTTATGAACTTTGTAAGCATTTATAAGCCAATTAGTAACTAACGTATAATATGCAGGTGCTAGTTGACTAAAATTTTCATTAATAATTTTGAAGATTTTTTCTTCATCAATTTCATTAGAAATGCTGGGAATACTTTTTATCATTTTTTATTTAAGAGTTATAAGTTGGTATTTCCACCCATTTTGAGCACTTGTCAATGAGTCAAAATAAATCTTAAAAAATGATGTTATAGCTAACAAATTTAATTCGATTTGAGCACCAACACGGTTGTATTTATCCTAATTTCTTTAATCTGCTAAGGTGAAAAAAATTCTCAAGACATCATTTTTTGTATTTAGCTTTTTAGCATTATTTTATTCTAATGCTTTTGCTTTTATAGAATTTAAACAATCAAAAGATATTTCCTCAGACGCTGATGGCTTAAGACAAATAAACTTTAAACCAGATGGAACAATTATGTATGTAACAAATCGTGAAAAGGATACTACCTCTACAACTGATAGTGTAATTCAGTATTCTTTAAGCACTCCATTTGATATTAACACTGCTACTAAAACCTCTTCAACACCTTTAACTAACATAGACAAACCTCATGCAATAAAATTCAAACCAGATGGGAAAGTGATGTATGTTATAGATAATGCTGAGTTGTCAGTTAGACAATACAATTTAACTACAGCTTGGGATACTTCTACATTACAATATGATGATGATTTTAATGTATCAGATGAAAATCAATTAAGATCTTTAGCTTTTAAAACTGATGGAACCAAAATGTATGTCACTGGTAATCAAACAGAAGTAATACAACAATTTACATTGTCCACCCCGTGGGATGTAAAGACTGCAACAAAAGATTCAACTCAATCTTCAGCTTTAACTAGTAAAGAAAGTAACCCAAGAAGTATTCAATTTCATTCAAGTGGAACTATATTTTATATAGGTGGAAATGGCTCAGACTCAATTCATAAATATACATTAACAACCCCATGGGATGTGAGCACTTTGGAATTTTCTCAGTCATATTCATTTAGTGACCAAGTTTCATCTTCAGGAAATTCAATCATGGCTGGATTTATTTTTTCAGCAAATTTTACAAAATTATATATTACACAAGATACAGATAGCAGACAGTCTCAGACTGGCACTAACACAATTTTTGAATATAGTGTAGCTTGCGCTGGTACAATTACTTGTGCTGATGCATCAGCTAACGATGATGTTAAAGCAATCATTGAAGCTAATGTTGAATTATCAAAACGTATAATTAAAAATAATACTCTTCCAATCTTTCATCGAATTGAGTGGTTAAGAAGACATAAAAATAAAGACAATCTATCAAATCTTAATGCAGAAATTGATTTTACAAATAAAAAAATATCAAAATTAGTTAGTGCTCTTAAAAATTCTAAAAAAGAAATTGATAGAAGTTATGATAGTGAGGATTGGTTTAAATGGAGTGAGGGTAGAGTTAGTTTGGGTAAAAATAAATCTATAAATTCATCATCAAGAGATTTTCACAGTTATGGTATCTCAGTTGGTGCAGATAAAATTAAAGATGATGACAGAGATGCTATGCATGGATACGTTTTTCAGTATGCAAACGATAATATTGATATTGGATATAAAGGAAGCAAATTAGAGACTGATGCTTATAGTTTTGCCTTATATAATACCAAACTTAGAGATGATCACGTTTTTACAGATGCATTAATTGGAGTTAGTTTACTAGATATAGACCAAAAAAGGGTTATTTATGACAACATTTTAGAGGGAAACCGAGAAGGCCAACAGATATATGGATCATTTAATTTTGGAAAAAGAATAGTTGATGAAGATCTAAATCTTAATCCAGGTATTAAATTAGATTTAGGGTACACAAAACTAAAAGCTTTTAGAGAAAAGTCAAATATAGCAAATAGTTTGACTGACGCATTACTTTATAAAAAGCAAAATATAAAATCAGCATTATTAACACTCGGTGTCCTTTTAGATAAAACAGATACAGATAAAGAAGAGGACGAAATTGTTAATCATCATGGCAGATTAGAATATATTGCAGATCTAAGTCCATCATCAGATGCAGAATTTTATTATCTAAATAGTCAAAGTACTGTTTACAATTATAATGTAGAAAATAAGTCCAAACATAATCTTAGAATTGGGTACGGTTTTGATGTCACTTCCATAACAGGATGGTCATTAGTTGGAAATTTTGAGAGGTTTATAACTAATGAAAAAGGTTATAGTAATGACATCTATCTATCTGTAGGGTATGTTCCAATTGATAAAATGAAATTTGTATTTGATGTGAATAATTTTGAAAATACTAGTTTATCATTAACTAATAATGTAAATGGATTTGATTTAAAAATGAGTTCTAACTATAATTTTTTAAGTGATGTACCCGACTATGGTGCAAATTTAGAAGTCTCAAATAAATTTTGATAAGTAAAAATGAAAAAGATATCTTTCATTTTTCTTTTACTAATTTGTTCTTTTATTAGTTTTGTAGGACAAAGCTATGCAAATGAGATTAGCTCGGATGCAACATCTCAAATAGATCTAACAAATAATGGTGCTGGGGAAGGTGACCCTGATCTAACTGTAAAAGAAGGTATAACTGTAATCAAAGACAATCAGCAAAATTTAATTAAAGGTTTTGGTTCTGATGGAATTGAAGATGCAAACATAATTTTAGAAATAGACGCAAAATTGCAAGGTTTACATAATACAATTATGATCAGGCAATCTGATAATGTTACAATTACAAACTCAGGCTCGATTATTTCACTTGGTTCAAAGGCAATAAATATGAGAAGTGCACAAGACACCACAATTACCAATAACGTTGGTGCAACAATCACATCTCTTAACAATGCAATTTCTGGTGAAGAAAAAGACTCTGATAGTGAGGCAGTGTCAGGTACAGTGATAACCAATTCGGGAACTATTTTTAGTGACACTCAAAGAGCAATTTATTTATATAGTGGTGCTGATACAGCTACTATTACAAATAATTCATCGGGTGTAATGTATAATTCAAATACAAATGAAGTTGTTCATGTTGGTTCAGATTCTACAATTACTAATAGTGGAACAATACAAAATAGAAACAGTCCAGATAATAACTCTATAGTTTTACAAGGTAACGATAATACAATTACCCTTAAAGATAAGGGTATTTTGGTTGGAACTATTGATGCTGGATCCACAACAGGAAACACTTTAAAATTTCAACATGGAATGGGTCAAGGTTACTACTACAAAACTTCTGGGGATTTTACCTTACAAGATCTTGATGGAAACCAAGTAGTAAAAGGGTCAGCGGGATCAGTGGGTCAAGGGGCAAGTGAAACTTTAGATGAGTTGTTAAGTTATAAATCTATAAATTTAAGAAATTTTTTTAGTAAATATAATAAATTAGATGATCAAGATGTATGGGGTGAAACATATGTATCTAACTTAAAAAGAGACGCTCATACAAACAATTTGGCTCTTGAATATGACTTAACAAATTTTGGTGTAAAT
The nucleotide sequence above comes from Candidatus Pelagibacter giovannonii. Encoded proteins:
- a CDS encoding bile acid:sodium symporter family protein — translated: MEIVTNIAPIALAIIMLGLGASLTVDDFLRVVKNPKDFFIGFICQLIVLPIVAYLLIITLSVPIEMALGVMLIAAAPGGVTSNVLTKFANGDVALSISLTAVMSLLSIVTVPFIVINSINIFDITYVEKEITMTAIALKMFFVVTVPVIIGMTIRHFTGDLVIRNLKLIQRLSITLFLFVFAAIYIEEWDKIVSFLTRAGLIALILNLTMMVIGFYVAKFFASGVPQQRAISLECGLQNGTLAVFVSTQLFDNIIYMVPTAAYALVMMATSVIFVFILRKSN
- a CDS encoding autotransporter outer membrane beta-barrel domain-containing protein, translated to MKKILKTSFFVFSFLALFYSNAFAFIEFKQSKDISSDADGLRQINFKPDGTIMYVTNREKDTTSTTDSVIQYSLSTPFDINTATKTSSTPLTNIDKPHAIKFKPDGKVMYVIDNAELSVRQYNLTTAWDTSTLQYDDDFNVSDENQLRSLAFKTDGTKMYVTGNQTEVIQQFTLSTPWDVKTATKDSTQSSALTSKESNPRSIQFHSSGTIFYIGGNGSDSIHKYTLTTPWDVSTLEFSQSYSFSDQVSSSGNSIMAGFIFSANFTKLYITQDTDSRQSQTGTNTIFEYSVACAGTITCADASANDDVKAIIEANVELSKRIIKNNTLPIFHRIEWLRRHKNKDNLSNLNAEIDFTNKKISKLVSALKNSKKEIDRSYDSEDWFKWSEGRVSLGKNKSINSSSRDFHSYGISVGADKIKDDDRDAMHGYVFQYANDNIDIGYKGSKLETDAYSFALYNTKLRDDHVFTDALIGVSLLDIDQKRVIYDNILEGNREGQQIYGSFNFGKRIVDEDLNLNPGIKLDLGYTKLKAFREKSNIANSLTDALLYKKQNIKSALLTLGVLLDKTDTDKEEDEIVNHHGRLEYIADLSPSSDAEFYYLNSQSTVYNYNVENKSKHNLRIGYGFDVTSITGWSLVGNFERFITNEKGYSNDIYLSVGYVPIDKMKFVFDVNNFENTSLSLTNNVNGFDLKMSSNYNFLSDVPDYGANLEVSNKF
- a CDS encoding MarR family transcriptional regulator, which codes for MIKSIPSISNEIDEEKIFKIINENFSQLAPAYYTLVTNWLINAYKVHKGIDKFIILIYLINKDFIFYRKNGLMVDYDTFYRDKSLEIPKINISDIAKDLLIPKENVRRKISELEEKGIIKRKGKKIFIERSGFIQSKTNITLNDFSVLVSKFSEVLKDKNITDKSFDTEEISKSIKENFSFCWYQFYKFIFIFTNGWKAGTKTQDLETICVGLIVLINTVQNRDFKNKSLDRKKYLKEIQKPDHIGINAFSIAEITGIPRATVVRKLEFLIKNKFLNISEKKLYTFGMTMQSKQFKVISKLQDRNMNALSKFLYRVFNQIKVINSN